Below is a genomic region from Raphanus sativus cultivar WK10039 chromosome 4, ASM80110v3, whole genome shotgun sequence.
TAAGGTTTGGCTGCTTGTTATGGGAGAGACGCCACACTTCTTTTTGTCGTTCATGGTAGAATTAGTCGGAGCCATGGCGTATGACATCAATTCGTCCGAGGCTCGGAGCCATGGCTTATGGTCAAAAAAAATGGAGGAAGTAAAAAGATACAAGAagataaagaaagtaaaaagcaattttatatttgtgtggttgtaattaaaagaaagagttaAACTTTGACTTGTGAATTTTGAAATCCTGGCAATAAAAATAGACACGGCAATAAATcaaaattggtttgatttgttaTGTATTATAATAAGCTGAGGGTTTGGTTGTCTTTTTCTCACACAAAAGTACTTTAGAAGCATAAAGTGACTGATTATGTTATAATAACTCCAAATGTGACCTGCAATGTAAATCACTCAAAATAGTAAACGGCATAATTACAGAACTAATCAAACTGCTTATATTATTGCTCAAAATGTTTCAGTCAGTGATACTCCTAAGACAAACAAAGCCTTACGTGCATTGCTTACTTTACTAGGTTGTATACATTCTGAGAGACTTGCGAGATAGATCAATATATTATGAGACCGTCGAAAAGGTCACATATCACAATATTCTCCCAAAAGTTCTCTCTTACACCATCAACGAAGCACATAACATAAGACACATTACGACATAATACATGAGAAATTCACACAGGTTTACATGTAGTGTTGTTTTTAAAACAAGAAGTAGGAGGAACTGAGGACGGACTTGTGATCTTTACCCAGATGACGACCACGGAGGCACTCCAGATCCATTATCTGAGAATGATCCACATAGAGATTCAcctgagaaaaaaaatcaagaaacaaataaagaaGCGTAAACATATAGACAGAAAGTGAGAAATGACAGAGAGGGGAATGAGTGGTAGGTACATTTGGACCGTAACGTTTGATGAACCACTCAGCTAACTTGGCATCAGATGCTTCAAACATAGTCTTCTCTACTCCCAAACGTCCTATGACTTTAGCGATTATGTCCGCTCGGATAGAATCCGCGTATTTGCATACATCATCTGCATCAATCATAATGGTGTCTGCCCCTGCTTCTAAACACCTTTCAGCTTTTCTTATCAAGAGATCAACGTCCTCAACAAACTCtgaaaaaaacaatattgtcTTAGTAACCATGTAAATTATCAAAGAAAGAACACCGTGAACGTGTTTCTTACCGCTTGATCGAGGCTCAGGAACGACATAGGAACCAAACGCCCTGTTCCTCCTTCCAGGAATATCAGACTTGTTGAACTTCACAGCAAAGATTGGTTTGGCTCTAAGACCACCGTTCTTGATCATACGTACATATCGCAGAAGAGTGTCCTCTGGAATCTCAAGTAAATTTGCATTCAGCTCAATAGTGTCGAACCCTAACTGCTTACACTCCTGCAATAAggacataaaaaaaattaaaattgtattataGAAGTCATAGACAGAGACATTTTtaggttaaatttttttttttagaaaatatcaaTGGACTATGCGACCTATCTATaataattctttaaaatttgaAGGCCAAAACAAATGTTTCACCAGACTATGCTAGGGTCATCTTCCAAGATAGCTTTACTTACCTCTACATACTCTTTGAAAGCTGAAGGGCCACCACTACGAAGAACATGTTCAGCCCAATCACCAGTACTAACATAAACATCGTGCTCATGAGCCATATCAATGGCTTGCTTGATGAATGACTTTGGAATCAAACTGTTGGAGCCTCCCGAGAACTTTAACCCGTCAACAAACTGCCCCATGGATTCAAATATTTCCTAACCGCACGATCAAACCGTATGAGCATGATCAGTAACTCGTGAACACTTtctaaggatttttttttttttcatagaaaTGATACCTGAAGAACGTTCTGGCTGAGAACGGAGTAACGAGGACCTCGCATCTC
It encodes:
- the LOC108853877 gene encoding protein HEAT-STRESS-ASSOCIATED 32, translated to MAGHYRWKSFEENEDRPEKPRRYGVTEMRGPRYSVLSQNVLQEIFESMGQFVDGLKFSGGSNSLIPKSFIKQAIDMAHEHDVYVSTGDWAEHVLRSGGPSAFKEYVEECKQLGFDTIELNANLLEIPEDTLLRYVRMIKNGGLRAKPIFAVKFNKSDIPGRRNRAFGSYVVPEPRSSEFVEDVDLLIRKAERCLEAGADTIMIDADDVCKYADSIRADIIAKVIGRLGVEKTMFEASDAKLAEWFIKRYGPNVNLYVDHSQIMDLECLRGRHLGKDHKSVLSSSYFLF